The Malassezia restricta chromosome I, complete sequence genome contains the following window.
AACATTTCCGTACTCGACCACTCTCGGCTTTTGTTCAGGGCATCCCTGACGTCGAAACTCTCTCTGCACACTGGACATCGGAAATTTATGCAGAGCTACGCCTCTCCTTTTTTTTGCGAGCTGCCATCCCATCAAGCGTCTCGCCACACATGCGTGAACTGGCATACGATAACTCCGCTTTACTTCATGCATTGTCTGGCTTGCAAAGCGACATGGCAGTCAGCATGTCGAGTCGGGCTACAGCATTGGCAGCTCTCCATGAAGTCTTATGCGTCCTTGGTCTGACGGGCGCGTATGGAACAAAGCTTGGTCTGACGGGCTGTACAGCGATTGCTCTAGAATGGATACCACCGTTTACGGACTGGGATGCCAGTCGGACGACTGCCAATGCACTGACAGCTACGACGCCCACAGCACAGCAAGTTGACGCGTTACTGAGTCACTTGTGCTCCACTCTCGAAAACAAGCAGGTATCTGAGCTAGTCGATGGCATCAGTCGTCGCTTATATGCCATTGAGTCGAATTTGGATGCCGCTGTTGCTGCAGCTGTGCGCTCCACGCATGAATCCCTGCTTTCTGTACAACATGCTGCACACACGAAAGTGCGTGCTCAAAATTCGATGGGAGAAGCTCTAGCCAGTTGGGTTTCTGGCATTTGGCGCAAATCCGTGGAGCTACCACCTTCACTGGGCTTGTCTATATGGACATATGACTTCGGGGAGCCCATATCTACGATGTTGGAAGGTgccgcacgcagcacaATCATATTAGCGTTGGATGCACCATCTGACACCTTGGCATCTAtgagcgcagcagcgtgcacagcgcctgGTCAACGTGAGCTGAGTGACCAGGCACCGTGGTACGAATGGGAGGAGCACATGTCAGAAGTGCACACGCTACGAGAAACGGGCAAGGACCTCGTCAATGCAAGCGTTCCCGACGTCTGTCGATTGTTTTCTTTGTACAAGGACTCGAGCAGGTTTATCAACCTTGCCGATTGGTACGAAGCGTTTGTCCAATCGCTGCAGGGCGAGGAAATACGTCGGAAGCACGCTGGTCTCGATATGGAAAATGAGGACACTGTTGCCTCTACTCAGATGCGATTCAGTCTGGCTCTTAATGAGCTTGCCTATATGGGTATCGTTGGCCCCGCTGGCCGCAAAATCGAACACGTAAGCCGGCTCATATGGGATTTACCAGTGAATGGCATGCATGAAGCCTAACGCCTCTTTCGCACCGAAAATGGCCGCTTGGATGTCTGGCGCTCGTGTGACCCTCGCTTCTTCGAGTGTATCACACTCATCATTTGGGGCGACAGTGTAGGTTTTTCTTCCAAGCCAAAGACAGCTCGAATCCAGTTCTGCACCGGATGCAGGATTTGCAAGCGCGATACGCGCAGCAATTGCCGCATAGCCACATAGCTATTGAACACTGTGTTGAGCAAGTGCCTCATATCCATGGTCTCACGTACACAATACCGAGCGTGATCCATAGCAGTTTGAACCCTCGATGCATCAAAGGTCGTTTGTGCCTCCTTAGAGGCAACGAGCTCATTCATAGATTTTGCATGATCTTCCATAGACAGAGGTTGAAGTGGGATGTCATGCAGCTGGAAAGCGACGAAACCAGACTCAAACGGCGAAATAAGCATGTCTGCACGTCCTTCgcgcccacgacgaccTGTGCGACCAACACGGTGGACATACATTTCTTTCGAGCATGGTACACCCAGCTGGATGACACGCGTGACTGATGGGTAGTCGACACCACGCGCACTCACATCACTCGTAAGCAAAATACTAGGGGCAGATTCATAAGCTCGGAACTGCTGACTGACACGAGAACGGAGAGTCTGAGATAGCATTCCATGCAAGCAGAGCACGCTTGTTTTTTCTTGACCTGGAAGCGAAGAAGTAATGCTTTCGAGCATTTTATGCATGGCACTTGTAAGTGCCGTCGTGGAAGTGAATATAATGACTTTGGACTTGTTACCATACAGCATTTGGTCATGTTCCAAGAGTTGAAGCAGAAACGGTAAAACCCGAGTCTGATCCGGAATAGTTGTGACGTATTGCGGGATACGCACATGCACATTCTCTTCGCCAGGCGGAATGCAATCAATGACACGATGTTGAGGATGCAACGAAGTCTTCGCAACTTCCATAATGTGAGGATCCATCGTGGCGCTGAACATGAACGACATGCGCTCCTCTACAGGAGGAAGCATAGACGCTATCATTTGAATCTTGTCTCGGAAACCAAGTTCGAGTAGCATATCAGCCTCATCAAGCACAAGTGTCTGTGTGCGACTAATGGCATCACGGATGCTTTGATCATCCAACATGTCTAGTAAACGCCCTGGTGTGGCCACAACAATGTCTGGCGTGTTCTTCTTCCAGTTCAAGTACTGGCGCTTGCTCGATATACCGCCCACAAGCTCGTGCACACGCAATTTCTTGTGATTCAGCACAAGCTTGCGCGCTTCAGAGGCAATCTGCATAGCCAATTCACGAGTGGGCGAAATAATCAAGACACCCGCACAGTGTCGACTAAAGAGTCTCTGAAGCTCCGACACAGCCGCTTTGTCGCCACGTTCAAGTAAATACATTAAATCATTTTCCTCAAGATACCTTCGAAAAGGCTCCGTAGTCTGTCCATGGGCAAGCTGATTATACGCATGTATGCGGGCCTGAAGAGCAGGGACGAGGAATGCAACCGTCTTGCCTGTACCAGTGCGAGCTTTACACAGCAAGTCCCGACCCTTTCCATCGTCGAGCAGTTTTTTTCCACTCGAAATTTGTGGCAGTAGAGAAAACACTTGCTCTTGAACGTCTGTGAACGCGGTAAAATGGAATGGATTCCCAAGAAGCGATAGGCGCAGAGGTTTGGCAAGTGCCATAGCTTTGAGACGAGCATTCATGTCATGCTCACTCTTTGAACTAGAATGAGAAAGCCTTAATGCATTCCAAATTGATGTACGCTTGAGGCTTTGGCTAGTCTGCCGCACAGAAAGACACCTAAtcagcatgcgctcgccatACAGCAGCATGAAGGTGACAGGAAGATTAGGAAAAATGAATTGTTCATTAGTCATCGACGCGAATACAGTGTCAATCACCTCGTGCATCCTTCGTAACGTGGGCACACCTATTGCTGAGGAAATATGGTGGCGGAACCGCATTTCCTTGATCTAACAAGGCGTACACAATCACAACCCCAAGAGAAAAATCGTCTCAATGTGCGATTGGACGTCCCCGGTGGTATTTCGTTCGCACCTGACCG
Protein-coding sequences here:
- a CDS encoding origin recognition complex subunit 3, whose product is MASETSGLLEAEPISIITAENNSFDECEFSPISLFEKDSVPSRMRSDAFNATWQGAYGRLTSLVRTLYEPCIANVCERMPVKTSPLLPVTILDASGSATYEAFPTLLMHHLSNMDHVTVQLSPFHCINLSTMISAFVSQILHHIPCTPEISGLCQAYEPNDLTLVMTAYRAAGLHLPRIVILLHEIQTFPSSVMNDFLSAVMSWSDITSPTPSIHLLITYTAPLPLLPRSKVSHDLYETTTWVTSLFAEQVRMYLDPTTIVLPDKSEFWESVGCAFFAEPRSGLWLGRSIFELVRRRYWHTTASWDAMAQCIRLAYLEHFRTRPLSAFVQGIPDVETLSAHWTSEIYAELRLSFFLRAAIPSSVSPHMRELAYDNSALLHALSGLQSDMAVSMSSRATALAALHEVLCVLGLTGAYGTKLGLTGCTAIALEWIPPFTDWDASRTTANALTATTPTAQQVDALLSHLCSTLENKQVSELVDGISRRLYAIESNLDAAVAAAVRSTHESLLSVQHAAHTKVRAQNSMGEALASWVSGIWRKSVELPPSLGLSIWTYDFGEPISTMLEGAARSTIILALDAPSDTLASMSAAACTAPGQRELSDQAPWYEWEEHMSEVHTLRETGKDLVNASVPDVCRLFSLYKDSSRFINLADWYEAFVQSLQGEEIRRKHAGLDMENEDTVASTQMRFSLALNELAYMGIVGPAGRKIEHVSRLIWDLPVNGMHEA
- a CDS encoding ATP-dependent RNA helicase MSS116, mitochondrial, whose protein sequence is MLLYGERMLIRCLSVRQTSQSLKRTSIWNALRLSHSSSKSEHDMNARLKAMALAKPLRLSLLGNPFHFTAFTDVQEQVFSLLPQISSGKKLLDDGKGRDLLCKARTGTGKTVAFLVPALQARIHAYNQLAHGQTTEPFRRYLEENDLMYLLERGDKAAVSELQRLFSRHCAGVLIISPTRELAMQIASEARKLVLNHKKLRVHELVGGISSKRQYLNWKKNTPDIVVATPGRLLDMLDDQSIRDAISRTQTLVLDEADMLLELGFRDKIQMIASMLPPVEERMSFMFSATMDPHIMEVAKTSLHPQHRVIDCIPPGEENVHVRIPQYVTTIPDQTRVLPFLLQLLEHDQMLYGNKSKVIIFTSTTALTSAMHKMLESITSSLPGQEKTSVLCLHGMLSQTLRSRVSQQFRAYESAPSILLTSDVSARGVDYPSVTRVIQLGVPCSKEMYVHRVGRTGRRGREGRADMLISPFESGFVAFQLHDIPLQPLSMEDHAKSMNELVASKEAQTTFDASRVQTAMDHARYCVRETMDMRHLLNTVFNSYVAMRQLLRVSRLQILHPVQNWIRAVFGLEEKPTLSPQMMSVIHSKKRGSHERQTSKRPFSVRKRR